A window from Sus scrofa isolate TJ Tabasco breed Duroc chromosome 2, Sscrofa11.1, whole genome shotgun sequence encodes these proteins:
- the ANGPTL6 gene encoding angiopoietin-related protein 6, which translates to MSAPRLFTLQLLLLLGASGARAAAPRCTYTFVLPPQKFTGAVCWSGPAAARPAPEAVNASEVEALRLRVGRHEELLRELQRLATADGAVAGEVRALRKESRGLSARLGQLRAQLQHEAGSGAGPEPAAALALLGERVLNASAEAQRAAVRFHQLDVKFRELAQLVSQQSGLIARLERLCPGGAGGQQQVLPPPLVPVVPVSLVGGTNDTSRRLNSAPKPQRDQTLRQQVPLASPLPSGHPAVPTKPAGPWKDCAEARQAGHGQSGVYELRLGRHVVSAWCEQQLEGGGWTVIQRRQDGSVNFFTTWQHYKAGFGQPDGEYWLGLEPVHQLTSRGDHELLVLLEDWGGRGARAHYDSFSLEPESDHYRLRLGQYHGDAGDSLSWHNDKPFSTVDRDRDSYSGNCALYQRGGWWYHACAHSNLNGVWHRGGHYRSRYQDGVYWAEFRGGAYSLKKAAMLIRPLRL; encoded by the exons ATGTCGGCACCCCGGCTGTTTacgctgcagctgctgctcttgcTGGGCGCGTCGGGGGCGCGCGCGGCCGCCCCGCGCTGCACCTACACCTTCGTGCTGCCCCCGCAGAAGTTCACCGGCGCCGTGTGTTGGAGCGGGCCGGCGGCCGCGCGCCCGGCACCCGAGGCTGTGAACGCTAGCGAGGTGGAGGCACTGCGCCTGCGCGTGGGCCGCCACGAGGAGCTGCTGCGCGAACTTCAGCGGCTGGCGACCGCCGACGGCGCCGTGGCCGGCGAGGTGCGCGCGCTGCGCAAGGAGAGCCGAGGCCTGAGCGCGCGCCTGGGCCAGCTGCGGGCGCAGCTGCAGCATGAGGCGGGCTCGGGGGCGGGGCCGGAACCCGCCGCCGCGCTGGCTCTGCTCGGGGAGCGAGTGCTCAACGCCTCGGCCGAGGCGCAGCGCGCCGCCGTCCGCTTCCACCAGCTGGACGTCAAGTTCCGCGAGCTGGCGCAGCTGGTCAGCCAGCAGAGTGGTCTTATCGCCCGCCTGGAGCGCCTGTGCCCGGGGGGTGCGGGCGGGCAGCAGCAG GTCCTGCCACCGCCCCTGGTGCCTGTGGTTCCAGTCAGTCTGGTGGGTGGTACTAATGACACCAGCAGAAGGCTAAACTCAGCCCCAAAGCCCCAGAGAGACCAGACCCTGAGACAGCAGGTGCCCTTggcctctcctctgccctcagggCACCCTGCTGTACCTACCAAGCCTGCAG GGCCATGGAAGGATTGTGCAGAGGCCCGCCAGGCAGGCCATGGACAGAGTGGAGTATATGAGCTACGACTGGGCCGGCATGTGGTATCAGCATGGTGCGAGCAACAGCTGGAAGGTGGAGGCTGGACTGTGATCCAGAGGCGGCAAGATGGCTCTGTCAACTTCTTCACTACTTGGCAGCACTACAAG GCCGGCTTTGGTCAGCCTGATGGGGAATACTGGCTAGGCCTTGAACCTGTGCATCAGCTGACCAGCCGTGGGGACCATGAGCTACTGGTTCTCCTTGAAGACTGGGGAGGCCGTGGGGCACGTGCCCACTATGACAGTTTCTCCCTGGAGCCTGAGAGTGACCACTACCGCCTACGGCTTGGCCAGTACCATGGAGATGCTGGAGACTCTCTTTCCTGGCATAACGACAAGCCTTTCAGCACTGTGGATAGGGATCGAGACTCCTATTCTG GTAACTGTGCCTTGTACCAGCGGGGAGGCTGGTGGTACCATGCCTGTGCCCACTCCAACCTCAATGGTGTGTGGCATCGTGGTGGCCACTACCGTAGCCGCTACCAGGACGGTGTCTACTGGGCCGAGTTTCGTGGTGGGGCTTACTCTCTCAAGAAGGCGGCCATGCTGATCCGGCCCCTGAGGCTGTGA